Within Sorghum bicolor cultivar BTx623 chromosome 2, Sorghum_bicolor_NCBIv3, whole genome shotgun sequence, the genomic segment GAATTTTGTAAATACCAAATTTTGTCATGAAATTGTAAGAATAAATACAACCGGCGAGTCGATTGAACTTCATCGGCACTGTCTGCCAGCAGGTTGGGGCATTGTACTCATTTTTGGGTCTGACCACTGTTTTCTCTGAGAGGGTTTTCTTGAACAGAATGACAGAATGAGGTTCAAGCAGACCGTTCCCATTCACATAGCGATTGCCATCATGTGCCTGAGCATCTCGTCACTGGAGATGTAAACACCAGATCACTGCATAAATATGCGTTTGCACAGTTTTTTTACTTGTGATAATCATTCTGTTGTGACCTGTTTGAATAAATACCGTGGTCAAAACTGAAAAGCAGTTCTTGAGGCAGATAATCAGAACTCTGAAGCATCATGACAAAAAGTCAGTGATTTTGAGATATAGTGCATGTCATAGCGTATGCTGTCTTGAACACCTGATGGAAGAGAACTGGTAGTGTAGTGGGTGATTTTGCTTGTTGACTCAAGATTCGATGTTTCATAATTGAAGGTAGAAGTTTAAGTTCATTTTGTTAAGAACAGCTTGGCTGAATAGAGCCAAATGCCCAGATGGATCCCCAAGTGACCAAGCTCTGAAAGGCTGAGCCATTCTAATATTCTTCGTGCTTTTAACACATTTTGCGTCAGGCcaaatcaaatcaaattgtGTTGTTGCTGCAATCAGTAAATATTATCAACAATATTGCTGCATTTGTGGATTACAGTATTACTTTGCCGCAAATGGACTGATGCTTCTATTTTAGGTCTAATTTGGTGTAGCAAAATATTGGTGCAAAAATGATTTTAGTCTGATCTGTTTTAGCAAATGCTGAAATGCTAAAAACAAACACTGTCTTTTTTTTAGGGgttaaaaaaaaacacactGTCTAGgattggagtttttttttttttttgataaaacCTAGGATTGGAGTTTGGCATGGTTCGTAACAGATAATTAATGGGCGACCAGAAGAGTTGGCAGATGATCCCAGCCGAGAAAACCCAACGGctgtagaaaaaaaaaatcaggccTCGATTTCGACTTGGTCCTCACGACAACTGGCCCATCCATCCCAACCTCGAGTCGGACTCGGAAGCGCGTGGCTGGGCCAGATCTCAGATCCAGCCCAGCTGCTTAAATCCCACGCTCTCCCCTTCCCTTCTCCTGGCGCCCAATTCTCTGCATCTTTCTCTGTTTGTCGTCGCCCCAATCCATCCGCAGCTCTCCTCCGCCCTCCATGGTGATGTATCTGCCGCCGCGCTCCTCTTCCGCCGGCATGCGGAGCGTCCGCCGCGAGCTTCAGCGCAGGAGGTCCAAGCCCCTGGCGCCCACAAGGTCGGTTGGGAAGAAGccgtccgcgtcgccgccgccgcgtcagGGTTCGAGCGACGCCGTCCGGGATCCACGCCATCGTCCACCGCACCAGGAGATCCCACCGTCGACGGTCTCCCACTCCCGAGACTCTACAGGCACCGACGCGTCACCACAGTCCCGGCCTCGCGCTTCCTCGCGCTGCGTCGCCGCCTCTCCGCCACCGCCTCGGTCCGTCCCCTCTTCGGCCGGGTCCGCGAGCCGAGCAACTCCGGGCGTCGCCGCGCTTCTGAGGCCTGGTACGGTGGTTGGTGTCCGCACGAGGACCACGAAGCTGAAGACGGGGCAGGTTCTCGTGCTCTGGCTCAAAGCCACGGTCGTGTCGTCCTCGTCCACCCACGGAGGCTACGAGGTCGTGTACGACGGCAACCGGCCATCCAGCGATCCCAAGGGCACCGTCCGCGTCCGGCGACACCACGTCAGGGTGATCAAGACCTCTCCATCGCCGACGACTCCACCGCCGTCCCTGCCTCCGCCCACCGCCGCGCAGAAGAAGGAGACGCTGCCTGCGGCGAGGCCAACCACGGCGGGGAAGAGCGTGCGCGTCATCCGCAGCCTGTTGCCGGAGATGGAGCGCCAGGCCCGGGCTTCCTTGTCAGGAATCGGATACTAGCTGCTGCATGAGTAGTTTCATTGCTTGTTCGTTCATGAGCAGTCGCCGTTTTTGTTGGATTAGTTCATGAATCGTGCAAGTCGCAAGTGACCATGCATGTGTTATCGGCAAAACTAAACTGTCAGCATGTGGTTGGTGTAAAACCTTCCCCTTTTGGTGATTTATATGTAATGGTTGTATATGATTATATATTTGGAAACGTATGTTCTTGATGACATCATGGACTTCTAAATTCGTCTTTGCGCTTTCTTATGTTTTTGCTTCCCAATTATCTCAAGATATGTTTGAGATGATTACTACTTGTGTGATATGTTGCATTAATATAAGAAGTTGATGGTGCTAGTAGGGGTTTCTCAAGAGGCGAGTTGCTGCTAGTCTTCACAGCGTTTGTCACCACTTTGTGCAGAGAGTAACCTGGTACtatctatgttttttttttatttttttttatgctTGCTGATCAACCAAGTCATTTCTCGCAATCAAGCTGATGTTGCTACTATCGACATGTCAGATTTTGTGACAGATCAAGCAGAAATATTTGTGATCGTGTATGACGTTATTTGATTTGTTCCTTTGATGGAAATTAGACTCTTCCCGATTTCCCCTGTGTTTTATAAAGGTTTATTCACCGGAAGTGTGAGAGACTGACAGCTTGTTTGGCTGTGCATTTGTGAATTTGAAGAATAAATAAATAGTAGTGGACGTTATTGGGCCAGTTTTagggcatggtgctcttgatttGATACAAGTGCCATAGACCCATTACCCATAGTTTTAGTGccatagagttttttttttgtgtaaaCAGTGTTGAAGATAACAGCAAAAATACAATGTCAGATGGCACAATCTCACGACAACCAATTGCCATTTGCCAGTGCTAACAGGAATACAATTCATCCAGTGCCCGGGACTCTGAGGAGCCCCAGAAAATAAATAGAATCAAAAGTTAACCAACAACCAATTCTGAATGGATTCGCCATGCACATGTTATGCTACGCTCCATTCATCCTACTCATCGGTAATGGCTCGGCTGTGCTGAGAGCTCCTCTATGAATGCGACGAGCCGCTGAAGTTCCACCGCCGACGAGCCCCCACCGTCGACATCCCGCCTCACCTGCTGCGCCAACGCTTGCGCCGCGCCCTTGATCACATCGGACTCCATCGCCTCCTTCAGCGTCCTCTGCACGACGGCCCTGTCGCACACGTCCTTCATGTCCAGCCCGTTCCCCCACACGGCGCCCACGAAGCGGCTGTTGGTCTGCTGGTCGGCGAAGAATGGCCAGCACACCATGGGCACGCCCTCCACGATGCCCTCCAGCGTCGAGTTCCACCCGGCGTGCGTCAGGAAGCACCCCACGGCGCGGTGCCGAAGCACGTCTCGCTGCGGCGCCCACGGCACGACGCGCGCGGCGCTCTTGCCTCCGACGGCGCGGATGGCTTCTCGGAGGAGCGCGGCGTCCTGTCCTCCTGCGTCGACCATGTCCGGCCGGAGCACCCAGAGGAAAGGGTACCCCGCGGCGACGAGACCACACAGGAACTCCGTGAACTGCTCGTGCGAGATCACCGCGAGGCTCCCCAAGCTCACGAACACGACGGACCTGTCGGCGTGGCCGTCGAGCCACGCCGTGCACCCGTCGTCCTCGCGCCACAGGCTGGAGgccaccgccggcgccgccggcgaCGCCGCGTGTAAAGGCCCGATGGCGAATACGTCCCGCGTGCGCCGTGCGATGTTCGTGACGGCCGAGCCTTCCAGGGAGGCGGCTGTGTTCAGTATCAGTGCCCGTGCGTTGACGTTGTGCGCGGTGCCTGTGGCGAGCAAGTGCAGCATGGGATCGACGTCGACGGTCTCGCTCAGGCGGCGGCACTGGCGTGGGAGATCACGCCGGCGTAGGTAGCTCTCCATCCTCGGGACGCCGCGCACCGGCTCGTCAAGGCTGCCGCCGGCAGGGAAGGGGACCTCGCCAAGGTCGAAGAGCTTGGGCACGGACAGGTAGGCCAAGAAGCTGCAGGCGCTGGCCGTGCGGAAGGCGAGCGCCGGCACACCGAGCTCCTCGGCGGTGTCGATGGCCCAAGGCAGCAGCCCGTCGGCGACGACGCATGTCACCGGCGGGAAGCCGGGATCGACGCCGGCGTCGGAGGAAGGGCCGCCCGGGCTCTCCGCCGGTGGCACTGGCAGCAACGTGGTAAGCAGAGCACGGTATGCGACGGAGCCCTCCGTCTTCAGGGACCTGGCGAGCTCGATAAGGTCACCGACTGAGCGTGGGTGGTCGTCCGGGAGGCCATCTGGGACGGACAGGAAGCGgaggcgcggcgcggcggccgcggaGGCCAGGCCGAGCAGGCGGAGGTTGTGTTCGGTGTGGAGGAAAGAGACGTGGAGGCCGGCGCCGGCGAGGCCCGTGGCGAAGTGGAGCATGCAGTTGATGTGGCCCTGCATCGGCCACGGGAACACGAGGACGTGCGCCGGCGCCATGTCCGTCCGAAGATGCGAGCAGGGTCAGGGACTGGTAGCAAGACCCGTGCGCATCATTTGCATTTATACTATCAGCTCCTGGCCGTTTGACACAGCTTGAAGCTACTTTTTTTCTTtaagccctgtttagattggaggaaAAATTTTTGTGTGTCACatcagatgtgtcggaaggatgtcgggaggagtttttagaaactaataaaaaaaacaaattacataactcctttggaaactgcaagacaaatctattaagcataattaatctgtcattagcatatgtgggttactgtagcacgtaaggctaatcatagactaactaagcttaaaagatttttctcacgattttcaaccaaactgtgtaattagtttatttttttatctatatttaatattttatacatgtgtccaaagattcgatgggatggatgaaaatttttctgGTGCGGAACATGGCCTTAATTTTTACGCACAATTCTAACAATAAAATCAACATTGTTTTAGCGAAAAAAAATCTCCTCATATGTCCTATGCAAAAGAAGACCTATATTGCCTCTAAAGATCTTCTTTTTAAGCACAATGTCCGAACCTATCTTATCTC encodes:
- the LOC8077450 gene encoding 7-deoxyloganetic acid glucosyltransferase, with translation MAPAHVLVFPWPMQGHINCMLHFATGLAGAGLHVSFLHTEHNLRLLGLASAAAAPRLRFLSVPDGLPDDHPRSVGDLIELARSLKTEGSVAYRALLTTLLPVPPAESPGGPSSDAGVDPGFPPVTCVVADGLLPWAIDTAEELGVPALAFRTASACSFLAYLSVPKLFDLGEVPFPAGGSLDEPVRGVPRMESYLRRRDLPRQCRRLSETVDVDPMLHLLATGTAHNVNARALILNTAASLEGSAVTNIARRTRDVFAIGPLHAASPAAPAVASSLWREDDGCTAWLDGHADRSVVFVSLGSLAVISHEQFTEFLCGLVAAGYPFLWVLRPDMVDAGGQDAALLREAIRAVGGKSAARVVPWAPQRDVLRHRAVGCFLTHAGWNSTLEGIVEGVPMVCWPFFADQQTNSRFVGAVWGNGLDMKDVCDRAVVQRTLKEAMESDVIKGAAQALAQQVRRDVDGGGSSAVELQRLVAFIEELSAQPSHYR